In one Labeo rohita strain BAU-BD-2019 unplaced genomic scaffold, IGBB_LRoh.1.0 scaffold_660, whole genome shotgun sequence genomic region, the following are encoded:
- the LOC127161527 gene encoding uncharacterized protein LOC127161527, translating to MFLRLNLLLLFCFVSHGGTTQPDLKSVKGKKGGSVKLECKLENNEVVNLIRRSKIILYCQNEECEPNTENVQGICKGGACDIYINNLSFSDAGKYILRFTNCLTEEEQQIRTYQLHIQDEISVKIGEELKLDILSNAEVVEHQDKTSKEWIKVWSRNKGVQSDRMNDTDGNLTIISFTSNDTGMYSILESDGQPLITVTVTVSSTELKGKQDKTHEDKTHNQIPVWVWILILTGVFLVALL from the exons GAACCACCCAACCTGACCTTAAATCTGTGAAAGGAAAAAAGGGAGGCAGTGTCAAACTGGAATGTAAACTTGAGAACAATGAAGTTGTTAATTTAATCAGACGGTCAAAAATCATCCTTTACTGTCAGAACGAAGAATGTGAGCCTAACACTGAAAATGTACAAGGGATATGTAAAGGAGGAGCCTGTGACATCTACATCAACAATCTGAGCTTCAGTGATGCTGGGAAATACATCCTAAGGTTCACAAATTGTCTAACAGAGGAGGAGCAACAAATCAGGACATACCAACTTCATATTCAGG ATGAGATTTCCGTGAAAATCGGCGAGGAGCTAAAGTTGGATATTCTTTCCAATGCTGAAGTTGTTGAGCATCAGGACAAAACCAGCAAAGAGTGGATAAAGGTCTGGAGCAGAAACAAAGGGGTTCAGAGTGATCGAATGAATGATACTGATGGAAACCTGACCATCATATCATTTACATCCAACGACACTGGAATGTACAGCATTCTGGAGTCAGATGGACAGCCCTTAATCACAGTGACAGTCACAG TATCAAGTACCGAATTAAAGGGAAAACAGGACAAGACACATGAAGACAAAACTCACAATCAAATTC CTGTTTGGGTTTGGATTTTGATTTTGACTGGGGTGTTTCTGGTGGCTCTGCTCTGA